The nucleotide window AAAGAACCATACCTTATTTAGCTCAATTTCGAAATTCGATGCAAAGTCATTGGCTTTCTCAAGTAGTATAAAGCCCAAGGTCATGACACCAAGTAATCCTGCTATATGAGCTGTGTCACCTATTATCACAATCATGAGCGAACTAATAATTAAAATTGCGAGTTTTTCCATATCATTTAATTTTATATTTTTATATCTATATATTTTATATAGTATATACCCAAAAATTATTCCAATTAAAATTCCTCCTATAACCTGCATAGGGATTTGTAATAACTGTAGTGCGATAGTAGACTGTGTATTAAAGGATAGACCAATAAAGGTGGTAAATAGGGTAATGGCAAAAACATCGTCAACGGAAGCTCCCGCTAGGATGATAATAGGTATACCCTTTTTCATTCCAAGTCCTTTTTCTCTCAAATACAGCATTGAGGGAACCACAACAGCAGGAGATACTGCCGCCACAATGAATCCCAGCATACCCGCTTCTAAAAATGGTATGCCTAAAAGCTTATAAGCCACTAAAGTTATTGTGAAACCTTCAAATAAACAGGGGATAGCACTCATCTTTATTGCGACTTTTCCTACTTTGTTTAGGGTTTCTCTATTTAACCCAAGACCTGCCCTCAATAAAATAACTATTAAAGCAAGCATTCTTATATCAGATGAATTATCCAAGATTGCTTTATCTAATAAATTAAATCCATAGGGCCCTATAATAATTCCAACTAAAATCATACCTAGAAGTCCAGGGAGCTTAATAAAGTTGAATACCTTATTCCCCAGAATTCCAAGCAGTAAAATTAACAAAATACTTTTTATCATATGTATTCCTCCTGTAGTTTAAATTATAGACAAAAAAATAAACTTCTAGGCATATATAAATTTCAATCAAATTATACATGCATAGAAGTCATTAGCTCTTTAGCGGTTCGGAATATCATTCCAGGGAGAACCTCATTCCCCTTAATTCTGTTTTGTAAGAGATAAGTCGCATTTATTTTATCATAATATTCACCCAATTACCATATAAAAATAATTAATATGATATTTTAGACCCACAAAAAGCTGAAAACATTTCCGATGGTTTTTAAAATTTAAAATAGGCTCCCATTAGTTGTTGCTTTTAACGTTGAGATAGTTGGGTCATAATCATACTCTAATAAATCTCTATTTTTATATAAGAAAAAGCCTGCTAATATTACGATTTAGTAGGCTTTTGTGGATAATCTGGGTAATGCCTTTAATAGCATTACTTCCTTTTATGCATTGTATTATATACATATACAGCAAATTTTGAATATGATTGTGCATTATCATAGATATATTCAATTTTGATATCAGGTTGACATTCTATTGCAAAAGAACGAAGTAAATTGAAATGACCAAGTATCCATTTTGTAGCCCCAGAAACAACAAGTGTATCCTTAGGAGTATTTAATCCCCTTGTTAGTAAATACTCCCTAGCATCATCAGTCATTCTTAATAATTGGTGCTTTTGGTCTTCAGACTCCTGCCTATCATAAAACTCCTTATTTCTTATATAAAAGGTTTCATATTTATCTTCATTAGATAACCCATTGACCTCAGGTTCATCAGGCCTTGGAAAAATTGGGACTAACACAGGGCATTTAACACCATATTTAGATGAAGTAGCAACCCATTTTTTCAGCATCATTTTTGCATCTCTTAAATCATCACTATAATAATATTCTTTCCTATTAGCATCATTTGGTCTTACTATTAAGTAGGTTTCACTATTGGAATTTTGAGGAATATACAAAAGATAAGGATAATGAAATCCCTTGTCACTATTAAATGGTCTCTCAATTATAGAATTATCATCAAAAAATACATATCTCAAAGTTGTTTGTTCTCTATACAAATAAAATGCAGTTATATTTATAGTTATAAATATAGCTACCAACAGTGTTTTAATTACTTTTATTTTTGTATTATTAACTCTATCTTTAATTAATTTCAAATTTTGATTATTTATAACTCTTCTAGGGATTACTATACTTTGATATGGTGAATAGTAAATTAACACAATTCTCCTAAGCTTTTTTATTTTACGGATATAACTCCAAGGGACTATTCTTTTTAGATCTTTTTGAGATATCACGATTCCTTCTTCAGTGATTTGCAAGTAAGTTTTTTCAAAACTTCGAGGATGTTTTTTCATTTTTGTTTTCATAATTATTTTAAAAAGAACATAAAAAGTAATCAATATAATAAAAGCTATTATATAAACCAAAAAGTTTGTTTTGACCCGGATTCCTAAAAATTTATAGGGTATTCCTAAATAATCATAGGGTGATCTTGAAAAACTCTCATAGATTACAAATATGTGCATAAATCCTAAAAAAGCAATTAAAAATATATCCTTTAAATTTTCAAATATAAAACTTAAAAACTCTTTATTATTTATAACAAATTCATCATTGAATAGGGTATTGTTCTCCATGGACTATCTCCTTTTTATTGTGACTTTTTTAGAAATATCGTTCTTTAAAAGGGATATTTCCTTTTCGGAAGAAAAAGTATTAGTGGGAATAAAGGCAAAGATACTCCTAGACTTATCTACAATATATATATATTGCTTCCCAAATACAACATATTCAAGATCAGCCCATTTTATTTTCATAATTAAATTCTTCTGAGTTAGAATTATAGCTTCTTCTTTAAACTCAAGATTTATTTTTCCTATAAGATATGGATTCTCAAAAAATTTTCCTCTGGTTTTGATAAATGCATTAATAAAATATACAATAAAAGTTACTATAATAATTATTAATGTACATTTATTTAGTACATTGGCCTTTGAAGATAAAAAAAACTTCCACAAGAGCAAAACGAGGACAAAATCAAAAACTGTAGTTAAAAAGGTACTCTTCTTTAAAACAATATAAAAAATTTTCTTAAAATCATTTTTAGAAAGACTATAAGTAATTGAACTACACTCCAAAATAATTCACCTCGATTTATTAAAGCGTCCATAAATTCCAAGGATTATTATACCATAATTCTATATTGTTACCAATGGAATAGAAGCCACTTTAAGGGGCTTTGGCGAAGGCATACCAACAGTGAAAAGTAGAATTTGAGAATAAGTCAACCACGTTGATAAAAAATAGTATACTGATGATACTTACAATTTGATTTTGGGATTCATGGTTCAAAAACAATTCTAAGCAAAAAAAAAGAAGGTATTACCTTCTCTAATACAACTTGGATGCTACGCCTAAAGCAGTATATATGTATTCTAGTGGATCATCAGGTAATAAACCTACAATTTCATCATCATACTGCTTTTTTAAAAAATAAATTATATTTTTATTATTTGACAAAGAATACCATCCGAAAACAATCATTCTGTTTTCAACTGTATTTATATCTTTTGTTAACAGATATTCCTTCGCATCAACAGTCATTTTAAACAATTGTGTGGTAAAATCTTCATCATCCTGCCTATCAAAATATTCTCTATTTCTCACATTATAGTATGCTTTAAGCTCTTCATCATTGGCTTCATAAAATCCAGTGTTTTCAGGCTCCTTAGGCCTTGGAAAAACAGGTACCAATACAGGACAATTAAGACTGTATTTAGATGAATCAGCTACCCATTTTTTTAACATTATTTTTGCATCTTCTAAATCGTTGCTAGTATAATACGTTTGTCTACGAGTAGCGTTGGGTCTTACTATTAAGTAGGTTTCATTATCACAATACGGCGGTATATATAAAAGATAAGGATAATGAAATTCCTTATCGCTATTAGATTCCCTCTCAATTATGGTGTTTTCATCAAACATCACATATCTTAAAATTGTTTGTTCGCTATACAAATAAAACGCTGCTATATTAATAACTATAAATGCAGATACAAATAATATTTTAATTGCTTTTCTTACTATATTTTCTTTAGGTGTTTTAAATCTATCTGTAATTAATTTTAAATCTTCATCACTTATAACCCTTCTAGGAATTACTGCAATTTGATATGGAGAATAATAGATTAATACGATTTTCCTAAGTTTTTTTATTTTCCTAATATAACTCCCGGGTATTATTCTTTTAATACTTTCTTGAGATAACACAACACTATCTTTAGTAATTTGCAAGTTGGTTTGTTCAAAAGGCTGAGGATTTTTCTTAATTACTCTTCTTATTACTATTTTATTCTGAAGATAGAAAACAATAAGCACAATAAGAAATACTATATACCATTTAACATCTGTCCTACATGTTAAATATTCTTGGGGTGTTTTTAAATAATACATGAAGAATATAATCATATGTATTAGTTGGATAAGACTAATTACATGGATAAGCTTTGTTTTCTCAAATATCAAATTGGAATACTCATTACTATTCAGAGTATATTCAATATTAAACAAGATATTATTTTCCATGGTCTATCTCCTCCTTATTTTAATTTTTTTAGAAATACTATCTTTTATAAGAGATATTTCATTCTCAGAGGAAAAAGTGCTATTGGGTATAAAGGTAAATATGTTTTCGGTTTTCTCTACAAAAAATATATACTTGTTACCAAATACAACATATTTAAAATCCTTCCATCTTCTTTTCATTATCAGATTTTTTTGAGTTAGTACCACAGTATTTTCATCAAATTCAAGATTTATTTCTTCTCCTAAATAGGGATTTCCCAATATGTTCCCTTTGACTTGTACAAAGGTATTAATTTTATGTGCTATTACAGCTATCATAAAAACAATTATTAAATATTTAACTACCATAGAAGACTTTAAAAATAAAAAACAACCTAATAAATAAAAAACCCAAATATAATCAAAAACTGATCTTGAAAACAACCTTTTATTTAAAACGATACAAAAAATTTCTTTCAAATTTTTCTTAGAAATACTATAATTGATTGACTTATATTCCAAAACAAATCACCTCTTTTGTTAAATACCTATATATTTCAAGGAATATTATAGCACAAAATGATTTTATTGACATAAAGAACAAATTCCTTTCAGGTAGCTAAAAGCAGTTTGCAAAAATACTATTATTAAATCCGTTTCATCAAAAAAAGAACTCTTCATAATCCTTAAGAGTTCTTTTGATATGCCATAATGATACTATCCTTTCCTAGAGAAAGGAGGTGACTAATTTTGCATCGAACAAAAGTATCTATTTATAACATACCATATAAATAGGTCTTTATTCAAACTTTTCAATATTCACATTCCTTATTATGGAATTTATTTTGCACAATCAACTTAATAGTATAAAATTGCTATTTTATATAAAAAAAAATAGTGATATATTATTTATGTAGGGTATAATGATATAAAGGAATAGACCATTTTGTATATAGAGATTCCAGTCAAAGCTTTAACTTATACACATTAAAAATCCTTAGGAGCATTGGATATTTTCATATGTATAGGTTAGGATTTACTTGGAACTCTTTAGAATATGTCTTCCTATGAAAGGGGGCGAAGAGAATATTTGGATTTGAATTGTCTTATCCAATCCTCTGGATAATTATTGCGGTAGTATTTGTAATAATAGAAGGATTTACTTTAGGACTTACGACCATTTGGTTTGCATTAGGGGCTTTATTTGCCATGCTTGCGGCTATGATTGGTATGGGGGTTATTGTACAGATTTTTGTTTTTTTAGTAGCTTCAGGCGTATTTGTATATTTTACAAGACCGATAGCTAAAAAATATTTAAAAATAGGTTCTACTAAGACCAATATAAATAGTATAGTTGGTCTAGTGGGTATAGTAACAAAAAAAATTGATCCCTTCAATACAGGTCAAGTTAAGGTTGCTGGTCAAATTTGGACTGCAAAAGCCCATGATAACAAAGAAATAGAAGAAAACACACAGGTTGAAGTAATTAAAGTTGAAGGAGTTAAGTTAATAGTTAAGGGTAAAAAGTAAAAACGAATATATAGGGAGGGTTTAACATGCCGTTATTAGTTCTAATGTTTTTAATAATTATTGGTATTTTCTTAGTAATTTCAAATATCAGAATCGTACCTCAAGCCCATGCTTTTGTTATTGAGAGACTTGGTGCATAT belongs to Maledivibacter sp. and includes:
- a CDS encoding NfeD family protein, which produces MSYPILWIIIAVVFVIIEGFTLGLTTIWFALGALFAMLAAMIGMGVIVQIFVFLVASGVFVYFTRPIAKKYLKIGSTKTNINSIVGLVGIVTKKIDPFNTGQVKVAGQIWTAKAHDNKEIEENTQVEVIKVEGVKLIVKGKK
- a CDS encoding YcxB family protein; this encodes MENNTLFNDEFVINNKEFLSFIFENLKDIFLIAFLGFMHIFVIYESFSRSPYDYLGIPYKFLGIRVKTNFLVYIIAFIILITFYVLFKIIMKTKMKKHPRSFEKTYLQITEEGIVISQKDLKRIVPWSYIRKIKKLRRIVLIYYSPYQSIVIPRRVINNQNLKLIKDRVNNTKIKVIKTLLVAIFITINITAFYLYREQTTLRYVFFDDNSIIERPFNSDKGFHYPYLLYIPQNSNSETYLIVRPNDANRKEYYYSDDLRDAKMMLKKWVATSSKYGVKCPVLVPIFPRPDEPEVNGLSNEDKYETFYIRNKEFYDRQESEDQKHQLLRMTDDAREYLLTRGLNTPKDTLVVSGATKWILGHFNLLRSFAIECQPDIKIEYIYDNAQSYSKFAVYVYNTMHKRK
- a CDS encoding cation:proton antiporter → MIKSILLILLLGILGNKVFNFIKLPGLLGMILVGIIIGPYGFNLLDKAILDNSSDIRMLALIVILLRAGLGLNRETLNKVGKVAIKMSAIPCLFEGFTITLVAYKLLGIPFLEAGMLGFIVAAVSPAVVVPSMLYLREKGLGMKKGIPIIILAGASVDDVFAITLFTTFIGLSFNTQSTIALQLLQIPMQVIGGILIGIIFGYILYKIYRYKNIKLNDMEKLAILIISSLMIVIIGDTAHIAGLLGVMTLGFILLEKANDFASNFEIELNKVWFFAQIFLFVLIGAEVNIYVAWKAGLIGALIILIGLIARSIGVIIALQGSNLNIKEKIFCTIAYSPKATVQAAIGGIPLAMGVASGNLILAIAVLAVILTAPLGAVGIKLLAPILLEKNHEGGS
- a CDS encoding YcxB family protein — encoded protein: MENNILFNIEYTLNSNEYSNLIFEKTKLIHVISLIQLIHMIIFFMYYLKTPQEYLTCRTDVKWYIVFLIVLIVFYLQNKIVIRRVIKKNPQPFEQTNLQITKDSVVLSQESIKRIIPGSYIRKIKKLRKIVLIYYSPYQIAVIPRRVISDEDLKLITDRFKTPKENIVRKAIKILFVSAFIVINIAAFYLYSEQTILRYVMFDENTIIERESNSDKEFHYPYLLYIPPYCDNETYLIVRPNATRRQTYYTSNDLEDAKIMLKKWVADSSKYSLNCPVLVPVFPRPKEPENTGFYEANDEELKAYYNVRNREYFDRQDDEDFTTQLFKMTVDAKEYLLTKDINTVENRMIVFGWYSLSNNKNIIYFLKKQYDDEIVGLLPDDPLEYIYTALGVASKLY